A single genomic interval of Streptomyces sp. 1222.5 harbors:
- a CDS encoding C40 family peptidase has translation MTHTGHLPVSAARRVSAVVALALALLAALIAWTVTQHPHPDARPAATAAHVTGPAGKQVVLARGDTLWSLARRHGTTVAALQQANHLGRSTLIYAGHRLVLPTGPGAHARTTSAPSTGRRSAAGPGRTAVDFARRQVGVPYRWGGTGRGGFDCSGLVQAAWHAAGIDLPRTTFTQIHAGTRIVRARLRPGDLVFTHAGRHVQLYAGHGHVIEAARPGTTVGYSPLPPAHAVDAYLRPTPTGRR, from the coding sequence GTGACGCACACCGGACACCTCCCCGTCTCAGCAGCCCGGCGAGTGAGTGCCGTCGTGGCCCTGGCCCTGGCCCTGCTGGCCGCCCTGATCGCCTGGACCGTGACGCAGCACCCCCACCCGGACGCCCGGCCGGCCGCCACCGCGGCCCACGTCACCGGACCTGCCGGCAAGCAGGTGGTCCTGGCCCGCGGCGACACCCTGTGGTCGCTGGCCCGGCGCCACGGCACCACCGTCGCCGCCCTGCAGCAGGCCAACCACCTGGGCCGCTCCACGCTCATCTACGCCGGACACCGCCTGGTCCTGCCGACCGGGCCGGGCGCCCACGCCCGAACGACTTCCGCGCCCAGCACCGGCCGCCGCTCCGCCGCCGGCCCGGGACGCACGGCGGTGGACTTCGCCCGCCGCCAGGTCGGCGTGCCCTACCGATGGGGCGGAACGGGCAGGGGCGGCTTCGACTGCTCCGGCCTGGTCCAGGCCGCCTGGCACGCCGCCGGCATCGACCTGCCCCGCACCACGTTCACCCAGATCCACGCCGGCACCCGCATCGTGCGGGCCCGACTGCGTCCCGGCGACCTGGTCTTCACCCACGCCGGCCGCCACGTCCAGCTCTACGCCGGCCACGGCCACGTCATCGAAGCCGCCCGGCCCGGCACCACGGTGGGCTACTCCCCCCTGCCACCCGCGCACGCCGTCGACGCCTACCTGCGCCCCACCCCGACCGGACGCCGCTGA